The Endozoicomonas sp. 4G DNA segment CTCGCAGGCATTCCTGTCAGAACGGGCTGGCGGGGAGAAATGAGGTATGGTCTGCTTAATGACTTAAGAGTTCTGGATAAAGCGCAATACCCTCTGATGGTTGAACGCTTTGTTGCCTTAGCCTATCCGGAAAAGTCACCGCTGCCTTCTCCTCTTCCGAAACCCGCCTTGAGCGTTGATCGCCATAACGTTGCCAGGGCACTGCATCGCTATCAACTATCGGATGATGCGCCCATCCTGGCACTTTGTCCCGGCGCTGAATTTGGTCCCTCGAAACAATGGCCCGCCGGTTACTATGGCGAAGTGGCGTTGACGATGGCCCAGAAAGGCTGGCAAGTATGGTTGTTCGGCTCCGAAAAAGACCGTGCTGTCACCCATGAAATCATGGGCTATCTGCCTGTAAGCCTGCAAAAACGCTGCTTTAATCTGGCAGGACAAACCACTTTGGCCGATGCCGTTGACCTGATGTCTCTGGCTCATGCTGTGGTTTCAAACGACTCTGGTCTTATGCATATTGCCGCTGCACTGGCCCGACCGCTGGTGGCTGTTTATGGCTCAACCACCGCCGCACACACCCCGCCAATGAACGACAACAGTGAAATACTTTGGCTGGGTCTGGAATGCAGCCCCTGCTTTAAACGAGAATGCCCCCTGGAACACATGAATTGTATGAACCAGCTTGGCCCTGAGCGGGTGATGGATGCTCTGGAACGACTGTCTGGCGAACAGACCCTGGAGATTCAGGGTTGAGAGTTCTTATTGTAAAAACCACGTCCATGGGCGATGTGATTCACACACTTCCCGCTCTCACCGATGCCGCAGCAGCGATACCGGACATCCAGTTTGACTGGGTGGTAGAAGAAGGGTTTGCAGAAATCCCACGCTGGCACCCCGCCGTCGATAAAGTGATACCGGTCGCTGTACGCCGGTGGCGAAAGTCGATACTGAACACCGTCCGCTCAGGAGAATGGCACCGTTTTCGCAAGGATCTCAAAGCCAGAAAGTATGATGCCGTTATTGATGCCCAGGGGTTGCTGAAGAGTGCTCTGATTACCCGCATGGCAAAAGGCCCAAATTTCGGGCTGGATAAAAACTCAGCCAGAGAGCCCGTTGCTGCAAAGTTATACGACTTCCCAAAAACGGTTAACTGGGAACAACATGCCGTTGAGCGTGTACGACAGCTGTTTGCCAAGTCGCTGAACTACCCATTGCCCGAGCAACCCGGACAGTTTCTGCTCGACCAATCCAGATTCGATGACGATCTGATTAAAAACAAATCCTACGTCGTATTTATTCATGGCACCACATGGCCGACTAAACACTGGCCAGAAACCTACTGGTGTCAACTGGCCCAGAAAGTTCAGGCAGCCGGGATGCATATCGTCATTCCATGGGGCAGCGAAAAAGAGAAAGAGCGCGCCAACTGCATCGCAAAAAGTTCCGATCATATTGAAGTACTGCCGCGCCTCGGCCTGGGCGGTATTGCGGGCGTCATAGCCAATGCTAAGGCAGCCGTGGCGGTGGATACCGGACTGGGTCATTTGACCGCTGCCCTGGAAACACCGGCTGTTTCTCTTTATGGCCCGACCCGCCCTGAACGGGTGGGTGCTTATGGCAGCGCCCAGATTCATCTAACCGTTGATCAGTGCCCAAAAAGCCAGCTCCCTAAAGCCGACCCCGAAATCTTTACCCCAATGACACCGGATTATGTCTGGCCTTATCTGGAGAAGCTCCTTCAGGAGGAGGCTTCATGATATTGGCGTTTGCGCTTTATAAATATTTTCCTTTTGGGGGGTTGCAAAGAGATTTCCTGAGGATTGCCCTTGAGTGCCAGAAAAGAGGTCATAAGATTCTCGTGTTCACCACCGCTTGGCAGGGTGAACGACCTGATGGCTTTGATATCCGGCTTCTTGACGTCAGCGGTCATTCTAACCATGTTCGGATGCAGAGTTTTCAGCGGCAGGTCGGTAAGGCGTTGGCCAATCGGGCAGAAGTGACGTTGGTGGGGTTTAATAAGATGCCGGGGCTGGATGTTTATTATGCGGCGGATACTTGTTATAAGGAGAAGGCTCTAAATGACCGGGCTTGGTGGTATCGACTAACACCACGTTACAAAGGCTACTACTGTCTTGAAGAGAGCGTATTTTCCAGTAATTCAAAAGCACTCATTCTGGCTCTGACCCAACATCAGATAGAGATATTCCATAGATTTTATGGCACACCTAAAAAAAGATTCAGATTATTACCTCCAGGCATAGAAAAAAATACACTAGTAGAAAACCGTGCTCTGATTCGTCAACATTATCGAAATGAACTAGCAATCGATCAAACTCAGCGAGTCATGCTACTTGTTGGTTCAAGTTTTAAAACGAAAGGTTTGGACCGGGCAATAAATACTTTAGCCAGTTTACCATCCAATTTGTTAGATAAAACGACTCTTTTAGTACTAGGTGACGATTGTTCAAAGCACTTTGAGAAACAGGCAAAAAATCTAGGATGTATCAATAATATCCACTTCCTTGGGGGAAGAAATGATGTTCAACAGTTGATGCTCAGTGCTGACTTACTGATTCATCCAGCCTACACAGAAAGTGCTGGCATGGTTCTGCTGGAAGCAATAGCTGCCGGTTTACCTGTGTTGACTACCGATATTTGTGGTTATGCTCCTTATATTTCAGACTCCGAGTCAGGAATAGTTGCCAGTACACCTTTCAATCAAACTAAATTCAATAAACTAGCCATTAAAATGCTCACTTCAGAACAATGGGCTGAATGGCATAAGAACGCATTGAAATTTGCTGAGGAAACGGATTTATATAGTCAACATGCTAAAGCAGCTGATTATATAATTGACTTGGCAAAAAAGAGAGCAGCCCACACATAATGCTTTATTTGAGAGATGACTTTAAACAAGCCTGGTCAGGTAAAGATCCTCACCAATTACTGGATAATATGGATGGTGAAGTCTACCGAGCCCTAGAGTCTCGTCGCACATTCCGCTTTCAGCTGAACGGCTCTTATTATTTCGCAAAAGTACATAGAGGTGTTGGCTGGAAGGCGATTGTTGGGGAACTGATTCGCTTCAGAAAGCCAGTACTAGGTGCTCTGGATGAGTGGCTTGCATTGAATCGACTGAAGGAGTTGGGCTTAAAGACAATGACTCCAGTTGCTTTTGGTCAAAAAGGCTGTAACCCAGCCAAACAGCATTCATTCATTGTGACTGAAGCGCTGTCTGATATGTGGACTCTGGAAGACTTCTGTGAAAAGTGGAGAGCAGTACCTCCAGATTTTATCGTAAAGCAGGCAATCACAAAGAATTTAGCCAATATTAGCCGAATATTGCATGACAATGGTATTAATCATCGTGATTATTACCTCTGTCACTTTATGTTAAAGAAGACGACCGACCTGAACCTGGAAGCCCTTGAGTTTTTTCTGATCGATTTACATAGAGCACAGATTAGAAGCTCTTTGCCAGACCGGTGGCGATTGAAGGATCTCTCTGGTCTCTATTTTTCAGCCATGGACTATGGTTTTACCCAAAGGGATATTTTTCGGTTTATTAAACTCTATACAAATTTATCATTAAGGGATGCTCTCACCACTCCCTATTGGCAAAAGATGTGGAAAAAAATAGATAAAAAATCGGCAAAACTCTATAAACGAATGGAGCGAAAAGCCGGTCATCCAAACTATTAACTTTGATCATCATGAAGGCTTCGGCCTTTCAGTTATAAGAACTCTGTCATGCTAAAGTCTTCATTCTGGACTATTTCCAAGCAATATCAAAACAGCCCAGCTGCAAATGTCTTCTCAACTATTGATAAGGTCTTTGATTTAAAAGGTGAAACCATCACTGATGACGAGCTCAGTGATGTCATTAAAGTAAACGTCGCTGGCACTAATTACAATGTAAAACGCTATACATCTGGTGGTAAAGGTTTACGGCGCTATATGGGGCGAAGCAGGATTAGAGCTGAATGGGAAAATATGCTTTTGTTCCATAGTTTTCAGATCCCTGCAGCCAAAGTCGTAGCTTATGGTGAGGAAAAAGTACTTTGGCATGATGAGGCAAGGGGCACTGATTACTGAAGAAGTGACCAATAGCATGGATTTATCGCAGGTAGCCAGCGGAGCTCCATTGCTATTAAATGACTCTGCATGGTTAAAATCTGTCATGCAACAGATTGCTAGTGCTATGCGTACTCTTCATGACCATCACTTTATTCATATTGACTTCCATTGGCGCAATATTTTGGTAACACAATCAAATAAACCAAAAATTGCATTAATTGACTGTCCTTCGGGTGATAGGCTTCCTTACCCACTTTATAAACGAGGCATCATCAAAGACCTGGCATGTCTGGATAAAACAGCAAAGCATGTTTTATCAAAAACCAAACGTTTAAAGTTTTATAAAATTTATAAGCAACGCCAGAAACTAGACGATTCTGATAAACAGCAAATCCGAAAAATCCTAAAGTTTTTTGAGGGGAGATAATGAGCGGCTCAGGCTCTATTAATATAAATGAGTTCCTACTCGATAAAACTGACAATGAGCGGATCAATTGGTTATGTGGTTTTCTTAATGCACTAATAAAAATACACTCTTACCATAATTTCGATAGCTTATTGGTTCGAATAGTTGATTATAAGCAATATTTACTGGAGCCTTATCAAGAGGTAGCTGATAGTCGAAAAAAAAAGCACGAAGCAACGGATATAAGTGAGCATCTTTTCAGGTTATATCCAAGATATGACCGATACCTACCAGAAGCCTGGAATAAATCTCTCATCACTCAAAAAAAACACTGCATTGATTTCAATAAATGTAAAAAAAATATTTTTCACTTGAGAAAGGCCAGAGAAAAAAGTTTACATCGGTGCATTGAAAATAATGAAACCTTCAGCACAAATAAATCCTGGAGCCATTTCCAAGTAATACGGAAAGGTAAATATCAGGATATTCTGGAATCTTTGCTTAAAGAACCCAATCAACTTATGCATAGATCAGAGTTGATTGGACACTGTGCTGCAACTACGATAAGCCTAATGACATTGCCGGATGGCAAAAAGGTTGTGGTTAAGCGCTACAATAGCAAAAGCAAGCTCTATAGTCTGACTCGGAGCATAATTGATTCCAGGGCTAAAGTATGTTGGAAGGGAGCAGAGCTATTAAATTGGCTTGGAATAAAAAGTCCTGTTCCACTTGCTATGTTAGAGCAAAGATCCGGCCCCTGGATTCACACAAGCTACCTGATTACAGAATTTATTCCCGGTGTAACACTGTCTGAATATTTTGAAGAACAACCTAAGAATGAATATTGGTCTTCCGTCAGAAGAGAAGTAGAAGATTTTTTACTAACTTTTCCTGAAGTCCTTGTAGCGCATGGAGACTTCAAAAGTACTAATTTCATGGTAGAAAATCATAAGACACTGATGATAGATCTTGACTCTATGAAGTCATTCCGCTTCAAGAAATTATTCATAAGATCATATCTTAGGGACATCGATAGGTTTGAGAGAAACTGGGTTAATTCAGATCAAGCAAAGCCTTTTTTTCAACCCATTATAGATAAGGTTCGAAACACGCTTATATGACTAACGGCTCATCACCACTTATCAGCATTATTATTCCCTCTTATAATTATGCTCAATTCCTGCCAGACACCATTAAATCAGTCACTCAGCAAATTGGCGATGACTGTGAGCTGATCGTTATCAATGATGGCTCAACTGATAATACTGACGAGGTGATGCAAGAACTACTGCTCACCCTGGATGATAATATCACTTATATCAGTCAGGAAAACCAAGGCGTGCCTGTAACAAGAAATAGAGGAGTAAAGTTGGCAAAAGGCGACTATCTACTTTTTTTGGATAGTGATGACACACTGTTGCCAGATGCAATTGATAAATTCAGATGCGCCATAAAAAATAATCATGATGCCGACTTCATTATTGCTAGATACTATTCTGTAAATGCGAAAGGTCAGAGAAAGCCTCGCTGCTTATGGGAACTAAGCGACTCAAGAGAAGTTAACTTCAAAAACTATGTGACTGATGAAACAGTTTCAATGCTTTGTAGCTCGATACTTTTCAGAAAAAACATATTTGAGCACTTCGAATTCCCTGATCATATACCACAAAGCGAAGATGAATCATTGTTTGCCCATATTTTCGCTAATTTCAATGTTATCAAAATCAATGATTATGTCTCAAATATTCTAAAGCATGATGACAGCTTGCGTGGAAGATACTACCCAGAGTTGCATGATCTACCTAATATACTTACAGAGGTACTGTTTGACCCTGAAAAAATTCCTGCTGAATTTATGAAATACAAAGAGGCTTACAAAACACTCAAACATCTTGATCAGTTCAGAAGCCTCTATCTCAATAAAAAATATGGTGATGCCATTGAAGAGTATTGGAGTGCTTTTTCTTTAAATAAAGCCACCGCATTAAAAGCAAACTTTTTTAGAAAGCTTATCAAGGCTTATATTAAAAAATGGTTATAAAAAATATAAAAATTATTGCAACTTTAGTATCGCTTATCGTAACTGGCTTGCTGATTTATAGTCATTATTACATTAGTGCTCTCTTTTTAGTTCTCTGTTTTTATATTTTGAATGAAGTATTGTGGGCAGATCACATACGATATAACGTACAGGAAGATCAGCTCTTCTCATTCTCTAGTGCTGAAAAACT contains these protein-coding regions:
- a CDS encoding lipopolysaccharide kinase InaA family protein — translated: MLKSSFWTISKQYQNSPAANVFSTIDKVFDLKGETITDDELSDVIKVNVAGTNYNVKRYTSGGKGLRRYMGRSRIRAEWENMLLFHSFQIPAAKVVAYGEEKVLWHDEARGTDY
- the waaC gene encoding lipopolysaccharide heptosyltransferase I; translation: MRVLIVKTTSMGDVIHTLPALTDAAAAIPDIQFDWVVEEGFAEIPRWHPAVDKVIPVAVRRWRKSILNTVRSGEWHRFRKDLKARKYDAVIDAQGLLKSALITRMAKGPNFGLDKNSAREPVAAKLYDFPKTVNWEQHAVERVRQLFAKSLNYPLPEQPGQFLLDQSRFDDDLIKNKSYVVFIHGTTWPTKHWPETYWCQLAQKVQAAGMHIVIPWGSEKEKERANCIAKSSDHIEVLPRLGLGGIAGVIANAKAAVAVDTGLGHLTAALETPAVSLYGPTRPERVGAYGSAQIHLTVDQCPKSQLPKADPEIFTPMTPDYVWPYLEKLLQEEAS
- a CDS encoding protein kinase gives rise to the protein MDLSQVASGAPLLLNDSAWLKSVMQQIASAMRTLHDHHFIHIDFHWRNILVTQSNKPKIALIDCPSGDRLPYPLYKRGIIKDLACLDKTAKHVLSKTKRLKFYKIYKQRQKLDDSDKQQIRKILKFFEGR
- a CDS encoding glycosyltransferase family 2 protein: MTNGSSPLISIIIPSYNYAQFLPDTIKSVTQQIGDDCELIVINDGSTDNTDEVMQELLLTLDDNITYISQENQGVPVTRNRGVKLAKGDYLLFLDSDDTLLPDAIDKFRCAIKNNHDADFIIARYYSVNAKGQRKPRCLWELSDSREVNFKNYVTDETVSMLCSSILFRKNIFEHFEFPDHIPQSEDESLFAHIFANFNVIKINDYVSNILKHDDSLRGRYYPELHDLPNILTEVLFDPEKIPAEFMKYKEAYKTLKHLDQFRSLYLNKKYGDAIEEYWSAFSLNKATALKANFFRKLIKAYIKKWL
- the waaF gene encoding lipopolysaccharide heptosyltransferase II, encoding MKYLIVGPSWVGDMVMAQTLFIALKRQHPEAIIDVLAPGWSRPIIERMPEVHSGIDMPVGHGSLNLTLRRRIARDLKAQRYDQAILLPNSLKSALIPWLAGIPVRTGWRGEMRYGLLNDLRVLDKAQYPLMVERFVALAYPEKSPLPSPLPKPALSVDRHNVARALHRYQLSDDAPILALCPGAEFGPSKQWPAGYYGEVALTMAQKGWQVWLFGSEKDRAVTHEIMGYLPVSLQKRCFNLAGQTTLADAVDLMSLAHAVVSNDSGLMHIAAALARPLVAVYGSTTAAHTPPMNDNSEILWLGLECSPCFKRECPLEHMNCMNQLGPERVMDALERLSGEQTLEIQG
- a CDS encoding glycosyltransferase family 4 protein — its product is MILAFALYKYFPFGGLQRDFLRIALECQKRGHKILVFTTAWQGERPDGFDIRLLDVSGHSNHVRMQSFQRQVGKALANRAEVTLVGFNKMPGLDVYYAADTCYKEKALNDRAWWYRLTPRYKGYYCLEESVFSSNSKALILALTQHQIEIFHRFYGTPKKRFRLLPPGIEKNTLVENRALIRQHYRNELAIDQTQRVMLLVGSSFKTKGLDRAINTLASLPSNLLDKTTLLVLGDDCSKHFEKQAKNLGCINNIHFLGGRNDVQQLMLSADLLIHPAYTESAGMVLLEAIAAGLPVLTTDICGYAPYISDSESGIVASTPFNQTKFNKLAIKMLTSEQWAEWHKNALKFAEETDLYSQHAKAADYIIDLAKKRAAHT
- the rfaP gene encoding lipopolysaccharide core heptose(I) kinase RfaP; this translates as MLYLRDDFKQAWSGKDPHQLLDNMDGEVYRALESRRTFRFQLNGSYYFAKVHRGVGWKAIVGELIRFRKPVLGALDEWLALNRLKELGLKTMTPVAFGQKGCNPAKQHSFIVTEALSDMWTLEDFCEKWRAVPPDFIVKQAITKNLANISRILHDNGINHRDYYLCHFMLKKTTDLNLEALEFFLIDLHRAQIRSSLPDRWRLKDLSGLYFSAMDYGFTQRDIFRFIKLYTNLSLRDALTTPYWQKMWKKIDKKSAKLYKRMERKAGHPNY